The Meiothermus sp. QL-1 DNA window CCGCTCCCGCGTGTGCGCTTGACCCGAGTGTACTATGGGAGGGAGATGTTCTCTAGGCCTATTCGCCTCCCCTTCCGCCTTTTGGGCATCCCGGTTTCCCTCGATCTGAGTTTCCTCATCGTGCTGCCCCTGCTGGCCTTCCTCATCGGCAGCCAGCTTCCCCTCTACCTGCGGCTGTTGCAGATTAGCCCGTCGCCGGAGTTGCTGCAGGGGCCTACCCCCTACCTTCTAGGTCTTTTGGCTGCGCTGGGCCTTTTCCTCAGCGTGCTGGTCCACGAGCTCGGCCACGCACTCGCCGCCCGGGCCTACGGGGTGCAGACCCGCGAGATCACCCTGTGGCTTTTGGGCGGGGTGGCCCAGCTCGAGCAAATTCCCCGTGCTCGCGGGGCTGAAGCGGTCATTGCGGTGGCAGGCCCTATCGTAAGCGTGCTTCTGGCCGGCTTTTTCGGGTTGTGGCGGGGGTTGGTTCAGGAGGGGCCTGTGCTCCAGTTTCTCCTGGGCTACTTGGGTTTCATCAACCTGAGCCTAGCCCTGTTCAACCTGCTGCCAGCCCTTCCGCTTGACGGGGGCCGGATTCTACGCAGCCTCCTAGCTCTTTACCGCCCCTACCTCGAGGCCACCCGCATCGCGGTGAACGTGAGCAAGGTGCTGGCCTTCGCCCTGGGTCTGCTGGGCCTGCTGGTGCTCAACCTGTTCATGATCCTGATCGCCTTCTTTGTCTTCATGGCCGCCAGCGCCGAAGCGGAGCAGGCTGTGGTGAGCCGCACCCTGGAGGGCCTGCAGGTACGCGACCTGATGACCCGTGAGGTGAGCACCGTACCGCCCAGCCTAAGCGTGGCTGGGTTGCTGGAAAAGATGATGCAGGAGCGCCACGTGGGCTACCCGGTGGTGGAGGAGGGCCGGCTTCTGGGCCTCATCAGCCTGGAGGACTTACGGGGAGCCACGCCGGAGACCCTGGTCAGGGAGCGCATGCGCCCTCCGGCCCAGATTGAGCCCCATGCCGAGGCCCTGGCGGCCTTGCAGCGCATGGCCCAGGAGGGCTTCTCTAGGCTGGTGGTGGTGGACGAGACCGGTGGCCTGGTGGGCATCCTGAGCAAGACCGATCTTCTGAGGGCGCTTCAGCTCCGCTCGGCTCAG harbors:
- a CDS encoding site-2 protease family protein, which translates into the protein MFSRPIRLPFRLLGIPVSLDLSFLIVLPLLAFLIGSQLPLYLRLLQISPSPELLQGPTPYLLGLLAALGLFLSVLVHELGHALAARAYGVQTREITLWLLGGVAQLEQIPRARGAEAVIAVAGPIVSVLLAGFFGLWRGLVQEGPVLQFLLGYLGFINLSLALFNLLPALPLDGGRILRSLLALYRPYLEATRIAVNVSKVLAFALGLLGLLVLNLFMILIAFFVFMAASAEAEQAVVSRTLEGLQVRDLMTREVSTVPPSLSVAGLLEKMMQERHVGYPVVEEGRLLGLISLEDLRGATPETLVRERMRPPAQIEPHAEALAALQRMAQEGFSRLVVVDETGGLVGILSKTDLLRALQLRSAQLSLEGLDSFRSTR